Proteins found in one Campylobacter concisus genomic segment:
- a CDS encoding dihydroorotase: MKIAIINGTIVNSDEKFKANILIENGKIAKIGSEKFEAEKVIDATNKLVMPGLIDMHVHFRDPGQEYKDDIISGSQAAVAGGVTTCLCMANTNPVNDNASITRAMIEKAKNCGLIDLLPIAAISKGLGGNEIVEMGDLIEAGAVAFSDDGLPVTSSSVMRAALEYSSMFGSFCISHSEDCSLCRQGVMHEGKVSAILGLRGMAREKEEIAVSRDMLLAKLTKAHIHIAHVSSEYSLKIIEMGKKEGINITCEATPHHFSFSDDEILKNAYDTNFKMSPPLREISDVKAVREALKSGLIDVIATDHAPHHTDEKIVEFDKAPFGIIGLQTLVPLTLKLVNEGVISLERMVELTSTNAAKMLNLKDKGRLAEGMLADIAVIDPEIDYVYDEKINRSKSINSPLFGKKLKGAATTTIKSGKIVYEFGK, translated from the coding sequence ATGAAAATAGCAATAATTAACGGCACTATCGTAAATAGCGACGAGAAATTTAAGGCAAATATCTTAATAGAAAACGGCAAAATAGCCAAAATCGGAAGTGAGAAATTTGAGGCAGAGAAGGTCATCGACGCCACAAATAAGCTCGTCATGCCAGGACTTATCGACATGCACGTGCATTTTCGCGATCCTGGTCAAGAGTATAAAGATGACATCATCTCAGGCTCGCAGGCGGCCGTGGCTGGAGGAGTGACCACCTGCCTTTGCATGGCAAATACAAACCCAGTAAATGACAACGCCTCGATCACAAGGGCGATGATAGAAAAGGCTAAAAACTGCGGACTGATCGATCTTTTGCCAATCGCTGCTATCAGCAAAGGGCTTGGTGGCAACGAGATCGTTGAAATGGGCGATCTTATAGAAGCTGGCGCAGTTGCATTTAGCGACGATGGCTTGCCAGTGACTAGCTCAAGCGTGATGAGAGCGGCGCTTGAGTATTCAAGTATGTTTGGTAGCTTTTGCATAAGCCACTCAGAGGACTGCTCACTTTGCAGACAGGGCGTCATGCACGAGGGCAAGGTCTCAGCCATACTTGGACTTCGCGGCATGGCGAGAGAGAAAGAGGAGATCGCAGTTAGCCGTGATATGCTGCTTGCAAAGCTCACTAAAGCGCACATTCACATCGCTCACGTAAGCTCGGAGTACTCGCTAAAGATCATCGAAATGGGCAAAAAAGAGGGCATAAACATCACTTGCGAAGCCACACCACACCACTTTAGCTTTAGCGACGATGAAATTTTAAAAAATGCCTACGATACAAATTTCAAAATGTCACCGCCACTTCGTGAGATAAGCGACGTAAAAGCGGTAAGAGAAGCGCTAAAAAGCGGACTTATAGACGTTATCGCGACCGATCATGCCCCACACCACACAGATGAAAAGATAGTGGAATTTGACAAGGCGCCATTTGGTATCATCGGACTTCAAACTCTTGTGCCACTCACTCTTAAGCTCGTAAATGAGGGCGTTATAAGCTTAGAGCGCATGGTGGAGCTAACATCTACAAATGCAGCTAAGATGCTAAATTTAAAAGATAAAGGCAGGCTTGCTGAGGGCATGCTAGCTGACATCGCGGTGATAGATCCTGAGATCGATTACGTTTATGATGAAAAGATAAACCGCTCAAAATCTATAAATTCTCCACTCTTTGGTAAAAAACTAAAAGGCGCAGCGACTACCACGATAAAAAGTGGCAAGATCGTTTATGAGTTTGGGAAATAG
- a CDS encoding heavy-metal-associated domain-containing protein translates to MRKILVLALLVAASYADKKIEILVPSMHCPLCTAIVRKAALSVDGVKKADVSLKERKAVVIADDKVDEKELLKAVDATGYKGEIK, encoded by the coding sequence ATGCGTAAAATTTTAGTTTTAGCCCTTTTAGTAGCAGCAAGCTACGCTGATAAAAAGATAGAAATTTTAGTGCCTAGCATGCACTGTCCGCTTTGCACGGCGATAGTAAGAAAGGCTGCTCTTAGCGTTGATGGCGTAAAAAAGGCAGATGTATCGCTAAAAGAGCGAAAAGCTGTCGTTATAGCAGATGATAAGGTCGATGAAAAAGAGCTTTTAAAAGCAGTCGATGCGACTGGCTATAAGGGCGAGATAAAATAA
- a CDS encoding DHH family phosphoesterase — protein MKIYHLSHTDLDGYGAQYITNFYFKDVKFLNSNYGREIDDKFAQILTEIDASNDDKNIILITDLNLTLAQCESFTEMIEGKNIKLFLLDHHQSGAECANAYAWYFLDSSRCATKITYDFFAGIFGKNKELEIFSDVVNAVDIWLKDDKNFEMGKVCLGLVANAKEINKVMFEAENNLYMDHLLKEASKFLNEKNDYIGLDMQVHAIKKSFFKEDKDDTLSNLISNYVVKKLSENKEKFSINYKDHKGILTYNIGNVSVIGNDFLVVNPEFDFFIDVTNKKTLSFRANGKLDVSAMAKHLVGGGGHVNASGGLFANFKDGFSYEPIKAQIVDLITKKTQEEI, from the coding sequence ATGAAAATTTATCACCTCTCGCACACCGATCTTGACGGATACGGCGCGCAATACATAACAAATTTTTACTTCAAAGATGTGAAATTTCTAAACTCAAACTACGGCAGAGAGATAGATGATAAATTTGCTCAAATTTTAACTGAGATAGATGCCTCAAATGATGATAAAAACATTATCTTGATCACCGATCTAAATTTAACTCTAGCTCAGTGTGAGAGCTTTACTGAGATGATAGAGGGTAAAAATATAAAGCTATTTTTGCTAGATCATCACCAAAGCGGTGCCGAGTGCGCGAACGCTTATGCTTGGTACTTTTTAGATAGTTCAAGGTGCGCCACAAAGATCACTTACGACTTTTTTGCAGGTATTTTTGGCAAAAACAAAGAGCTTGAAATTTTTAGTGACGTCGTAAATGCCGTGGATATCTGGCTAAAAGATGATAAAAATTTCGAAATGGGCAAAGTTTGCTTAGGACTTGTTGCAAATGCTAAAGAGATAAACAAGGTGATGTTTGAAGCTGAAAACAACCTCTATATGGATCATCTATTAAAAGAAGCTAGCAAATTTCTTAACGAAAAAAACGACTATATCGGGCTTGACATGCAGGTGCATGCTATTAAAAAGTCATTTTTCAAAGAGGATAAAGACGATACGCTAAGCAATCTAATCTCAAACTACGTCGTAAAAAAACTTAGTGAAAATAAAGAGAAATTTAGCATAAACTATAAAGATCATAAAGGAATTTTAACTTACAATATCGGCAATGTTTCGGTTATCGGTAACGACTTTTTAGTGGTAAATCCTGAATTTGACTTCTTTATCGATGTGACAAATAAAAAAACGCTAAGTTTTCGTGCAAATGGCAAGCTTGACGTTAGTGCCATGGCAAAACATCTAGTTGGTGGCGGCGGACACGTGAACGCAAGCGGCGGACTATTTGCAAATTTCAAAGATGGCTTTAGCTACGAGCCGATCAAGGCGCAGATAGTTGATCTAATAACTAAAAAAACACAGGAGGAAATATGA
- a CDS encoding M28 family peptidase: MSKSEILTKFETLAAIPHCSYETDKMRDFLASYAKDRGCEVAVDSFGNIHAFKGKPKICLQSHYDMVCMGDAPKIEIVYGDDGYMRAKNSSLGADNGIGVAIMMQMISEFDDIECLFTNNEEVGMIGATGFSGDLKADKLLNLDSEEDDRVTIGCAGGVNLFATISLNSKKTKEGTLYEVKVSGLPGGHSGNEIHKNIPNAIKVLAAFVTKNGCKLVKFEGGERSNSIPSGATALVLSDKELKSECENLSVKKLGTGDEILENGEKILALINSFSQGVRAYNCELGIPQDSVNLSLAKIKDDGTLEVEFFARSMSKDGLNRMEFEISELAKALGFSVIAKDRNPAWKPINDKFANDILEELKIYKPNARITAVHAGLECGVLLEKKAGLSACSIGPNIHSPHSTRECCEVESALFIEKVVRGIVKKYNS, encoded by the coding sequence ATGTCAAAGAGTGAAATTTTAACGAAATTTGAGACACTTGCTGCGATACCACACTGCAGTTATGAGACCGATAAGATGCGTGATTTTCTAGCTAGCTATGCAAAAGATAGGGGCTGTGAGGTCGCAGTCGATAGCTTTGGCAACATTCATGCGTTTAAAGGCAAGCCAAAAATTTGCTTGCAAAGCCACTACGATATGGTCTGTATGGGCGATGCTCCAAAGATCGAAATAGTTTACGGCGATGATGGCTACATGAGGGCTAAAAACTCATCTTTAGGCGCAGATAACGGTATAGGCGTAGCTATCATGATGCAGATGATAAGCGAATTTGATGACATAGAGTGCCTCTTTACAAACAACGAAGAAGTTGGCATGATCGGGGCCACTGGCTTTAGTGGCGATCTCAAAGCCGATAAGCTTTTAAATTTAGACAGCGAAGAGGACGATAGAGTCACTATCGGCTGCGCTGGCGGTGTAAATTTATTTGCCACTATCTCGCTTAATAGCAAAAAGACAAAAGAGGGCACGCTTTATGAAGTAAAAGTAAGTGGGCTTCCTGGCGGACACTCTGGCAACGAGATACATAAAAATATCCCAAATGCGATCAAGGTTTTAGCGGCATTTGTGACTAAAAATGGCTGTAAGCTTGTCAAATTTGAAGGTGGCGAGCGAAGCAACTCTATCCCAAGTGGCGCAACCGCACTGGTTCTAAGCGATAAAGAGCTAAAAAGTGAGTGTGAGAATTTAAGCGTGAAAAAGCTTGGTACTGGCGATGAAATTTTAGAAAATGGCGAGAAAATTTTAGCTCTTATTAACTCATTTTCACAAGGCGTAAGAGCCTATAACTGCGAGCTAGGCATACCACAAGATAGCGTAAACCTCTCACTTGCAAAGATCAAAGATGATGGCACACTTGAAGTGGAGTTTTTTGCAAGGTCAATGAGTAAAGACGGGCTAAATAGGATGGAATTTGAAATTTCTGAGCTTGCAAAAGCACTTGGCTTTAGCGTCATCGCAAAAGATAGAAACCCTGCTTGGAAGCCTATAAATGATAAATTTGCAAACGATATCTTAGAAGAGCTAAAAATTTATAAGCCAAATGCAAGGATAACAGCCGTTCATGCTGGACTTGAATGTGGCGTACTTTTGGAGAAAAAAGCGGGTCTTAGTGCTTGCTCAATAGGACCAAACATCCACTCACCTCATTCAACAAGAGAATGCTGCGAGGTTGAATCTGCGCTTTTTATAGAAAAAGTAGTTCGCGGTATCGTTAAAAAATATAACTCATAA
- a CDS encoding aryl sulfotransferase, with the protein MRAFWLILTSIGSAIGATLCCLPALLFLLFGTSFSFLSWTQNLYEYRTILSVIAVICFVISGISLFYKPKSCNLSYKKKKWILIYILFGVILLLLLTYPELLGEIYA; encoded by the coding sequence ATGAGAGCCTTTTGGCTAATACTCACATCCATAGGTAGCGCCATCGGTGCTACCTTGTGCTGCTTGCCAGCGCTTCTTTTTTTGCTTTTTGGCACATCATTTTCATTTCTTTCTTGGACGCAAAATTTATACGAGTACCGCACTATTTTAAGCGTTATAGCCGTCATTTGCTTTGTGATTTCAGGAATTAGTCTATTTTACAAGCCAAAAAGCTGCAACCTAAGCTACAAAAAGAAAAAATGGATACTTATATATATACTTTTTGGAGTGATTTTGCTTTTACTCCTTACATACCCAGAGCTTTTAGGAGAAATTTATGCGTAA
- a CDS encoding tetratricopeptide repeat protein — MKKILVLVAAVFALNAMTNENLDKANELYAKKNFNEAYLAFNKACGEGEKKACTMNAIMLFNGDGVAKDRAQAEKIFTKMCDENEGMACEKLGEMIAYGLVKDKDANEAKNEEKAKALFKKACDNGYQPACDFLAK, encoded by the coding sequence ATGAAGAAAATTTTAGTTTTAGTGGCAGCGGTTTTTGCGTTAAATGCTATGACAAATGAAAATTTAGACAAAGCAAATGAGCTTTATGCAAAGAAAAATTTTAACGAGGCCTATCTTGCTTTTAATAAAGCATGCGGCGAGGGCGAGAAAAAAGCTTGCACGATGAATGCGATCATGCTATTTAACGGCGACGGCGTAGCAAAAGATAGAGCTCAGGCTGAGAAAATTTTTACAAAAATGTGTGACGAAAACGAAGGCATGGCTTGCGAAAAACTAGGCGAAATGATCGCTTATGGTCTTGTAAAAGATAAAGACGCAAACGAAGCAAAGAACGAAGAAAAAGCAAAGGCTTTATTTAAAAAAGCTTGTGATAACGGCTACCAACCAGCTTGCGACTTCCTAGCAAAATAA
- a CDS encoding aspartate carbamoyltransferase catalytic subunit → MGYKHKDLIGTRELSKEEILYFLEAAKEFKELNLSQVKKNDYLRGKTTINAFYENSTRTRTSFEIAAKRLGADTINFSSSSSSVTKGESLNDTMNNMAAMRTDIIVLRHPSSGAAKFAADRTEASVVNAGDGTNEHPSQALLDLFTLREHGKILDKNLNVAIIGDIARSRVARSDIWAMKKFGINLKLFAPRMMMPKDAEVFESKICKNMEEACEGSDVIIMLRIQLERGGADVAFPSSREYSKFFGLNKNRIKLAKHDVIVLHPGPINRGVELNSDVADGTHSVILNQVENGVAIRMAILNTLAKNRG, encoded by the coding sequence ATGGGCTACAAACATAAAGATTTGATAGGAACTAGAGAGCTTAGCAAAGAAGAAATTTTATATTTTTTAGAGGCGGCGAAAGAGTTTAAGGAGCTAAATTTAAGCCAAGTGAAAAAAAATGACTATCTTCGTGGAAAGACCACGATCAACGCATTTTATGAAAACTCGACAAGAACTAGGACATCCTTTGAGATTGCAGCAAAGAGACTTGGAGCTGATACGATAAATTTCAGCTCATCAAGCTCAAGCGTGACAAAGGGCGAGAGCCTAAATGATACGATGAATAACATGGCTGCTATGAGAACTGACATCATCGTGCTTCGTCATCCAAGCTCTGGAGCGGCAAAATTTGCAGCTGATAGAACAGAGGCTAGCGTCGTAAACGCAGGAGACGGCACAAATGAGCACCCAAGCCAAGCTCTGCTTGATCTTTTCACACTAAGAGAGCATGGTAAAATTTTAGATAAAAACCTAAATGTGGCGATCATCGGCGACATCGCTAGAAGCCGCGTGGCAAGGTCAGACATCTGGGCGATGAAGAAATTTGGCATAAATTTAAAGCTCTTTGCGCCAAGGATGATGATGCCAAAAGATGCTGAGGTCTTTGAGTCTAAAATTTGCAAAAATATGGAAGAAGCCTGCGAGGGCAGTGATGTCATCATCATGCTTCGCATTCAGCTAGAGCGCGGCGGTGCGGACGTGGCATTTCCAAGCTCGAGGGAGTACTCGAAATTCTTTGGACTAAATAAAAACAGGATAAAGCTAGCAAAACACGACGTGATCGTACTGCATCCAGGACCGATAAATAGGGGCGTGGAGCTAAACTCAGATGTGGCTGATGGCACGCACTCAGTCATACTAAATCAAGTTGAAAACGGCGTTGCTATAAGAATGGCGATACTAAATACGCTTGCAAAAAATAGGGGCTAA
- a CDS encoding transglutaminase-like domain-containing protein, translating into MQRRDFFKFSSFLGAASLLPSVTLASDEPANPVVRNFDVNFKHQLLEKGKSSKIWLPLPLSTTYQQLTKDYVINTTAKNVYISDTLIPTMYADFEENEPRPILNVQFKIQTTERNTDFSKVNYDPNEKVDPAILEFLKPTSHIPTDGVVRAKALEIVGNLKGDLERAKAIYTWVANTMQRDNSILGCGTGDVKAILESGKLVGKCTDINSVFVGLCRSVGIPAREIFGIRVGQSRFSDQMGSAKDGVAKISGGQHCRAEFYLKGYGWIPVDPADVTKVRLGEKLTNDDAKIVAVRDFCFGNWEMCWIGFNYGRDFILKPEPEQTPLNNFGYPYAEVDGNTQNYYSPKEFSYDYVSTELK; encoded by the coding sequence ATGCAAAGAAGAGATTTTTTTAAATTCAGTAGTTTTTTAGGTGCAGCGAGTCTGCTTCCAAGTGTAACTCTAGCTAGCGACGAGCCAGCAAACCCAGTGGTTAGAAATTTCGACGTAAATTTCAAACACCAGCTGCTTGAAAAGGGCAAAAGCTCAAAAATTTGGTTACCACTCCCACTAAGCACCACTTATCAGCAACTAACCAAAGACTACGTCATAAACACAACCGCTAAAAACGTCTATATTTCAGATACGCTAATACCAACAATGTATGCTGATTTTGAAGAAAATGAGCCAAGACCTATCTTAAATGTGCAGTTTAAAATTCAAACAACAGAGCGTAACACTGACTTTAGCAAGGTAAATTACGATCCAAATGAGAAGGTTGATCCTGCGATTTTGGAGTTTTTAAAACCAACTTCACACATCCCAACTGACGGCGTCGTAAGAGCAAAAGCGCTAGAGATAGTTGGAAATTTAAAAGGCGACTTGGAGCGTGCAAAAGCGATCTACACGTGGGTTGCAAACACTATGCAGCGCGATAACAGCATCCTTGGATGTGGCACAGGCGACGTTAAAGCCATCCTAGAAAGTGGCAAATTAGTTGGCAAATGCACCGACATAAACTCAGTTTTTGTTGGACTTTGCAGATCAGTTGGTATTCCAGCAAGAGAAATTTTTGGTATCAGAGTTGGTCAGTCTAGATTTTCAGATCAAATGGGTAGCGCAAAAGATGGCGTAGCTAAAATTTCAGGCGGACAGCACTGCAGGGCCGAGTTTTACCTAAAGGGCTATGGTTGGATACCTGTTGATCCAGCTGACGTCACAAAGGTGAGACTGGGTGAGAAATTAACAAATGATGACGCTAAGATCGTAGCTGTTAGAGACTTTTGTTTTGGTAACTGGGAGATGTGCTGGATAGGCTTTAACTACGGACGTGACTTTATCTTAAAACCAGAGCCTGAGCAAACTCCACTAAATAACTTCGGTTACCCATACGCTGAAGTCGATGGCAACACACAAAATTATTATTCGCCAAAAGAATTTAGCTACGACTACGTCTCAACAGAGCTAAAATGA